In Canis lupus baileyi chromosome X, mCanLup2.hap1, whole genome shotgun sequence, one DNA window encodes the following:
- the MBNL3 gene encoding muscleblind-like protein 3 isoform X8, giving the protein MFAQQMQFMLQNAQMSSLTSFPMNPSLAANPAMAFNPYLPHPGMGLVPAELLPNGPVLISGNPPLALPGAPGPKMMRSDKLEVCREFQRGNCTRGENDCRYAHPTDVSMIEASDNTVTICMDYIKGRCSREKCKYFHPPAHLQAKLRAAHHQMNHSAATTMALQPGTLQLIPKRSALEKTNGATPVFNPNVFHCQQALANLQLPQPAFIPTGPILCMAPASSVVPMMHGATPTTVSAATPPATSVPFAATATGNQITPLSVDELNSSMFVSQM; this is encoded by the exons ACTTCTTTTCCTATGAATCCGTCACTTGCAGCTAATCCTGCCATGGCTTTCAATCCCTACTTACCTCATCCTGGGATGGGCCTGGTTCCTGCTGAACTCTTACCAAATGGACCAGTTCTGATTTCTGGAAACCCACCTCTTGCATTGCCAGGAGCTCCTGGTCCCAAGATGATGCGTTCGGATAAACTGGAG gtTTGCCGAGAATTCCAGCGTGGAAACTGTACCCGTGGTGAAAATGACTGTCGCTATGCTCACCCTACGGATGTTTCTATGATTGAGGCAAGTGATAATACTGTGACGATCTGCATGGATTACATCAAAGGGCGATGCTCCCGGGAGAAATGCAAGTACTTTCATCCTCCTGCCCATTTGCAAGCCAAACTCAGGGCAGCTCATCACCAGATGAACCACTCAGCTGCCACCACAATG GCCCTGCAGCCTGGTACGCTTCAACTGATACCAAAGAGATCAGCACTTGAAAAGACCAATGGTGCCACCCCTGTCTTTAACCCCAATGTTTTCCACTGCCAGCAGGCTCTGGCTAACCTGCAGCTCCCACAGCCGGCATTTATCCCTACAG GGCCAATACTGTGCATGGCACCCGCTTCAAGTGTTG TGCCCATGATGCACGGCGCAACTCCTACCACTGTGTCTGCAGCAACACCACCTGCTACCAGCGTTCCCTTCGCTGCAACAGCTACAGGCAATCAG ATAACCCCATTATCAGTAGATGAACTGAATAGCAGCATGTTTGTTTCACAGATGTAG